In Erinaceus europaeus chromosome 10, mEriEur2.1, whole genome shotgun sequence, one DNA window encodes the following:
- the PPP1R26 gene encoding protein phosphatase 1 regulatory subunit 26 — MFLMNAPPVVALQSKWEAFSPPGSFRFPGCFSESTEGVGRASVSAEVQMIISTLQSDQAALGMSHERTLQRSQRAERGREARLATSPAVQKEQPTFAACGLRADLDAAEEGATDFGPSVLDSDSDDSVDRDIEEAIQEYLKAKSGCTQPPGVAERDSRCKPEPPQPSSPTALCSTKLASGSGGVSGSPVGTSLDQGSASPVSMSSEDSFEQSIRAEIEQFLSEKRQHKTPTCDLSANPNENLARSAFQPSKEPVIKVPQQDLLGTCKEFVFQKTPRLAKVTTQPRSLKSKASTEPNSLSSTKLATTCPPSEAPQSKGGVRRSTLPGRRGKRVTSAALVQEVSDSSSDDGIEEAIQLYQLEKRREMGGDPLGEEKGPSPAAHSTSHTTKSALPETCRKTPNRKKPLASKTSNLSPSGLDLSHLPKPPKETGAPASAVNTATKSDLANQSSCRVDTSTELMCAEAILDISKTILPTPVEGSDGPCPASPVFYPLSVPSHSDGDSSSVDSDDSIEQEIRMFLALKAQAGSLLGGTEPCPPSTQSSLLSPGPHSQASGPRAPLPKPLDLPLGCKRKCRGSSSVAGSSIPKKMRELAKDSAQDADTPSREGESRGLSLPSRTAELREEHGTPDGRLAMSPGPGNLAEAPSMEDKESSDDKSSSLDSDEDLDTAIKDLLRSKQKLKKRWRDPRAMCKKKVRFSTTTQFIDKLGGFQKAWKDKSPHLLKSCLSKPKRDSREHLAQKPIRVFSRADSTGGQEVSVTPQLRSTTEGGLFLGDQQQHPATSPSSLSDDSSSVDSDDSIELEIRKFLAEKAKESVSGSEVQGRDTPTLGAGSGSRPEVLCRKGPTSSPSLPHNMCTRSQKGREACQLTEMTRGTGRAGAPRPGGIFLQGARSCCPASPARCELAVPRSSSGTVSTKASPATRRNSHAHKDQSPRGAELAPRDSAFGQLPGSAKSGTAVESPSHPFPGNSQSRSLLTWNPAAESEAGPHTGLSLPWADFASQSRLQGTWALSSEGRDLAWARGLGGEKEKAAESQSRCSPSLVLDPKKGLPFSGFSPLLPTQVFHFGKSVSWGAKPASLFSPPLSLPLQGPSFSTFREAPASCGPVFGTSHLLMKKEDVHWLQRRSQAGLGMQTKRNTGSEEGIVDLRYRPRTMERDEEDQEALGSDASEFSDTSVEEGDSSSMAKGKVLKL; from the coding sequence ATGTTCCTCATGAACGCCCCTCCTGTGGTTGCTCTCCAGTCAAAATGGGAGGCCTTCAGCCCGCCTGGTAGCTTTAGGTTCCCTGGGTGCTTCTCAGAGTCCACAGAGGGTGTGGGGAGAGCTTCCGTGAGTGCCGAAGTGCAGATGATCATCAGCACGCTGCAGAGCGACCAGGCGGCTCTGGGCATGAGCCATGAGCGCACCCTGCAGAGAAgccagagggcagagagaggccgAGAGGCcaggctggccaccagccctgccGTTCAGAAAGAGCAGCCCACCTTTGCTGCCTGTGGTCTCCGTGCTGATCTTGATGCTGCAGAGGAAGGAGCCACGGACTTCGGTCCCTCAGTATTGGATTCAGATAGTGATGATTCTGTGGACCGGGACATCGAGGAAGCCATCCAGGAGTATCTCAAAGCCAAGAGTGGATGCACCCAGCCACCTGGGGTGGCTGAGAGGGACAGTCGATGCAAACCAGAGCCCCCTCAGCccagcagcccaactgccctgtgTTCCACCAAGCTTGCGTCTGGCTCAGGAGGTGTCTCTGGCAGCCCTGTGGGAACCAGTTTGGACCAGGGTTCTGCGTCACCTGTCAGCATGAGCAGTGAGGACTCCTTTGAGCAGAGCATCCGTGCAGAAATAGAACAGTTTCTGAGTGAGAAGAGGCAGCACAAGACCCCAACATGTGACCTTTCTGCGAATCCCAATGAAAACTTGGCCAGGTCAGCATTTCAACCCAGTAAAGAGCCGGTGATAAAGGTACCTCAGCAGGATTTGCTGGGGACCTGTAAGGAGTTTGTCTTCCAGAAGACCCCCAGGTTAGCCAAGGTGACCACACAGCCCAGAAGCCTAAAGTCTAAGGCCAGCACCGAGCCCAACAGCTTAAGCAGCACAAAGctagccaccacctgccccccttcagAGGCACCCCAGAGTAAAGGCGGGGTCAGGAGGAGCACCCTGCCTGGAAGGAGGGGGAAGCGGGTCACAAGTGCAGCCCTGGTTCAAGAGGTGTCGGACTCCAGCAGTGATGACGGCATCGAGGAGGCCATCCAGCTATACCAGctggagaagagaagggagatggGCGGGGACCCactgggagaggagaagggacccAGCCCTGCTGCACACAGCACAAGCCACACCACAAAAAGTGCCTTGCCCGAGACCTGCAGGAAAACACCAAACAGGAAGAAGCCGCTGGCCTCAAAGACCAGCAACCTTAGCCCGAGTGGCTTGGATCTCAGCCATCTTCCCAAGCCACCCAAGGAAACTGGAGCTCCTGCTTCTGCGGTAAACACAGCCACCAAGAGCGACTTAGCCAACCAGTCTTCATGCCGAGTGGACACCTCCACCGAACTGATGTGTGCCGAAGCAATCCTGGACATTTCCAAAACCATCCTGCCAACCCCTGTGGAAGGCAGTGACGGGCCCTGTCCTGCAAGCCCTGTCTTTTACCCCCTCAGTGTGCCTTCCCACTCCGATGGTGACAGCAGCTCCGTGGACAGCGATGACAGCATTGAGCAGGAGATCCGGATGTTCCTGGCCTTGAAGGCGCAGGCGGGGAGTTTGCTAGGTGGGACggaaccctgcccaccctccacacAGAGCTCCCTGTTGTCGCCTGGCCCCCATAGCCAGGCTAGTGGTCCCAGGGCCCCTCTCCCCAAACCTCTGGACCTGCCACTGGGCTGCAAGAGGAAATGCAGAGGCAGCAGCAGTGTGGCAGGGTCATCCATACCCAAGAAGATGAGAGAGCTGGCAAAGGACAGTGCTCAAGATGCTGATACCCccagcagggaaggagagagcagggggctTTCGCTCCCCTCCAGGACGGCAGAGCTTAGGGAAGAACATGGCACCCCCGACGGGAGGCTTGCTATGTCACCAGGCCCTGGAAATTTAGCAGAGGCCCCAAGCATGGAGGACAAAGAAAGCTCAGATGACAAGAGCAGCTCGCTGGACAGTGATGAGGACCTGGACACGGCCATCAAGGACTTGCTAAGATCCAAGCAGAAGCTCAAGAAGAGGTGGAGGGACCCCAGAGCCATGTGCAAGAAGAAGGTTCGGTTCAGCACCACCACACAGTTCATAGACAAACTAGGTGGCTTCCAGAAAGCCTGGAAAGATAAGAGCCCTCATCTGTTGAAGAGCTGCCTCTCCAAGCCCAAAAGAGACAGCAGGGAACATCTGGCACAGAAGCCTATAAGAGTATTCTCCAGGGCAGACAGCACCGGGGGTCAGGAGGTGTCTGTCACTCCACAATTAAGAAGCACGACAGAGGGGGGGTTGTTCCTTGGGGACCAACAGCAGCACCCAGCCACCAGCCCCAGCTCCCTGTCAGATGACAGCAGCTCTGTGGACAGTGACGACAGCATCGAGCTAGAAATCAGGAAGTTTTTGGCTGAAAAGGCCAAGGAGTCCGTGAGTGGCTCTGAAGTACAAGGAAGAGACACCCCCACCCTGGGTGCAGGCAGTGGATCCAGGCCAGAGGTGCTGTGCAGGAAAGGACCCACTTCCAGCCCATCCCTGCCACACAACATGTGTACCAGGAGCCAGAAGGGAAGGGAGGCCTGCCAGCTCACCGAAATGACCAGGGGCACAGGGCGAGCCGGAGCTCCACGCCCAGGTGGCATCTTCCTGCAGGGAGCGAGGAGCTGCTGCCCTGCTTCCCCAGCCAGGTGTGAGCTGGCAGTGCCCAGAAGCAGCAGCGGAACTGTGTCCACCAAAGCATCACCAGCCACCAGGAGAAACAGTCATGCTCACAAAGACCAGAGCCCCAGAGGAGCCGAGCTTGCCCCAAGGGATAGTGCTTTTGGGCAGCTGCCAGGCTCTGCCAAAAGTGGCACCGCAGTGGAAAGCCCCAGCCATCCCTTCCCtgggaactctcagagccggagcTTGCTGACCTGGAACCCAGCTGCTGAGAGCGAGGCTGGGCCCCACACTGGCCTGTCCCTCCCTTGGGCCGACTTTGCTTCCCAGAGTCGGTTGCAGGGCACCTGGGCTCTGAGCTCCGAAGGCCGAGACCTGGCATGGGCCCGGGGCCTGGGAggtgagaaagaaaaggcagctgAGAGCCAGTCCCGGTGCTCACCCAGCCTGGTGCTGGACCCCAAGAAAGGCCTGCCCTTCTCAGGCTTTTCCCCACTGCTCCCCACACAAGTATTTCACTTTGGCAAGAGTGTGTCTTGGGGGGCCAAGCCAGCCAGCCTCTTCAGCCCACCCCTGAGCCTGCCCCTACAGGGCCCATCTTTCTCAACCTTCAGAGAGGCCCCTGCCAGCTGTGGCCCCGTGTTTGGCACTTCCCACCTGCTCATGAAGAAGGAGGACGTACACTGGCTGCAGAGGAGGTCCCAGGCCGGGCTTGGGATGCAGACCAAAAGGAACACGGGTTCGGAAGAAGGCATTGTGGACCTGAGATACAGGCCAAGGACGATGGAAAGAGACGAGGAGGACCAGGAGGCCCTGGGTAGCGATGCCAGTGAGTTCAGTGACACCTCTGTGGAGGAGGGTGACAGCAGCTCCATGGCCAAGGGCAAAGTCCTCAAGTTGTGA